Proteins encoded by one window of Phosphitispora fastidiosa:
- a CDS encoding Asp23/Gls24 family envelope stress response protein — translation MGAVNISEEVIATIAGVTAVECYGLVGMASRKLKDGIYQLLGKEDIKKGVEVAISGREVTLSLFIVVGYGVNIAEVAKNVIERVKYSVENQTGLVVKKINVNVQGVKLNT, via the coding sequence ATGGGAGCAGTTAATATATCTGAAGAAGTTATTGCAACTATTGCGGGTGTCACTGCAGTAGAGTGTTACGGACTTGTTGGGATGGCATCCAGAAAACTGAAAGATGGTATTTACCAGCTGCTGGGAAAAGAGGATATCAAAAAAGGAGTAGAGGTAGCTATCAGCGGACGTGAAGTAACCCTGAGCCTTTTCATAGTTGTGGGCTATGGTGTTAATATTGCTGAAGTTGCTAAAAATGTCATTGAACGGGTTAAGTACAGTGTGGAAAATCAAACAGGACTTGTCGTCAAAAAAATCAATGTAAATGTTCAGGGAGTTAAACTGAACACCTGA
- a CDS encoding DUF1858 domain-containing protein: MFSKEMSILEALQAHPKAREIFRQHGMACLSCMGAVEESIEAGANMHGINIDVLLKDLNSLADNS; the protein is encoded by the coding sequence ATGTTTAGCAAGGAGATGTCGATACTTGAGGCCCTGCAAGCTCATCCGAAGGCAAGAGAGATTTTCAGACAGCATGGTATGGCTTGTTTAAGCTGTATGGGAGCTGTAGAGGAGTCTATTGAGGCCGGTGCAAATATGCATGGGATTAATATTGATGTCCTGCTCAAAGACCTGAATTCATTGGCGGACAACTCATGA
- the rpmB gene encoding 50S ribosomal protein L28: MNSLRRWISVAKCEICGKGVKTGIKLSHSHIRTKRTWSPNIQKVRALVNGTPARINVCTRCLRSGKVNRAV; the protein is encoded by the coding sequence ATGAATTCATTAAGGAGGTGGATCTCCGTGGCTAAATGTGAAATCTGCGGTAAGGGAGTAAAAACCGGAATCAAGCTGAGTCACTCCCATATCCGTACTAAAAGAACATGGTCACCAAACATTCAAAAAGTGCGCGCCCTGGTTAACGGAACTCCTGCCAGGATAAATGTATGTACAAGGTGCCTCCGTTCCGGAAAAGTTAACAGGGCAGTTTAA
- the hslO gene encoding Hsp33 family molecular chaperone HslO, whose product MKDYLVVGTNKKENLRVYAAVTTGLAEEARRRHDTSPTASAALGRGLTAGVLMSANLKGDDLLTLRIIGDGPLGALIVTSDSAGNVRGYAQCPEADLPSRNGKLDVGGLVGKKGELYVTKNMGLKDSYTGSVPIVSGEIGEDIAYYYARSEQIPSVVALGVLVDTDISVRAAGGYLVQAFPGAGAEDLAALEQRALSLPGISSLINEGSAPEEWFKILLGDFVEIDRRPVSFLCRCSREKIEQVLIGMGEAEIRDIIEHQRRTEIRCHFCGEKYYFERHEMEKLLKEAQS is encoded by the coding sequence ATGAAGGATTATCTTGTAGTGGGAACTAATAAAAAGGAAAATTTAAGAGTCTATGCTGCAGTAACCACCGGATTAGCCGAAGAAGCCAGGAGGAGGCATGATACCTCGCCGACAGCATCTGCGGCCCTGGGACGGGGGCTGACAGCCGGTGTACTCATGTCTGCAAATCTAAAGGGAGATGACCTGCTGACACTAAGGATAATCGGTGACGGTCCATTGGGCGCCCTGATAGTGACTTCAGATTCGGCAGGTAATGTCAGGGGCTATGCTCAGTGTCCTGAAGCAGACCTGCCATCACGGAACGGGAAACTGGATGTCGGTGGGCTGGTAGGGAAGAAAGGCGAGTTGTATGTAACAAAAAACATGGGCTTAAAGGATTCCTATACTGGCAGTGTTCCTATTGTGTCAGGTGAGATAGGTGAAGACATAGCGTACTACTATGCAAGGTCAGAGCAGATACCTTCTGTTGTAGCCCTGGGAGTGCTGGTAGATACAGATATAAGTGTCAGGGCTGCAGGGGGTTACCTTGTTCAGGCCTTTCCCGGCGCCGGAGCAGAGGATTTGGCAGCACTTGAACAACGGGCTCTGTCTTTGCCCGGCATCAGTTCACTCATAAATGAGGGGTCTGCACCTGAAGAATGGTTTAAAATACTGCTGGGAGATTTTGTGGAAATTGACCGAAGGCCGGTAAGCTTCCTGTGCCGGTGTTCCCGGGAAAAAATTGAGCAGGTGCTTATTGGCATGGGAGAAGCAGAAATCAGGGACATTATTGAGCATCAAAGAAGGACCGAAATAAGGTGCCATTTTTGCGGCGAGAAGTATTATTTTGAGAGACACGAAATGGAGAAGCTGCTTAAAGAGGCACAAAGCTAG
- a CDS encoding polysaccharide deacetylase family protein, giving the protein MNLMAKYEIIKPAPFLAAALAVSYFFLNLIYYINPPVIFNGITDEKIVALTFDDGPDPRFSPEIVRILNDYRIKGTFFVVGEQVEKYPELLKLEYEAGHEIANHSYTHRNMDSLDRTAVREEITKTNGIIYKYTGQDVNWFRPPRCKYDLKVKQEAKHQGMDTVLWTSAAESKKTCNPDEMALLVAAQARPGGIILLHDSRLDRSGTVRALPMIIESLQLQGYRFVTLSELLDRKS; this is encoded by the coding sequence ATGAATTTAATGGCAAAGTACGAGATAATAAAACCGGCGCCATTCCTTGCTGCTGCACTGGCAGTATCTTATTTTTTCCTGAACCTCATTTACTACATAAATCCGCCTGTTATTTTTAACGGAATTACTGATGAAAAGATTGTCGCCCTGACCTTTGATGATGGTCCGGACCCTCGCTTTTCACCTGAGATTGTTAGGATACTCAATGATTACCGGATTAAGGGTACCTTTTTTGTGGTGGGGGAACAGGTGGAGAAATACCCGGAACTGCTTAAGCTGGAGTATGAGGCCGGTCATGAAATAGCAAATCACTCTTATACTCACCGCAACATGGATTCTCTTGACCGTACCGCGGTGAGGGAGGAGATAACGAAAACAAATGGAATAATATACAAATACACGGGGCAAGATGTAAATTGGTTTCGCCCGCCTCGCTGTAAATATGACCTGAAGGTTAAACAGGAAGCCAAACATCAGGGGATGGACACAGTACTGTGGACTTCTGCTGCAGAATCCAAGAAGACATGTAATCCTGACGAAATGGCCTTATTAGTGGCAGCACAAGCCAGGCCCGGGGGCATCATCCTGCTCCATGACAGCCGTCTTGACAGAAGCGGGACGGTGAGAGCACTGCCTATGATTATTGAAAGTCTGCAGCTGCAAGGCTACAGATTTGTAACCCTTTCTGAACTGTTGGACCGAAAAAGCTGA
- a CDS encoding L,D-transpeptidase family protein: MLTNYLAVVIFVFVVLGLPGGAVADVNPAKEAPAGNVELVISVDRQTLTVYDDEKEFKVYHVAVGKQETPTPIGVWQVKRKAKNWGTGFGSRWMGLNVPWGIYGIHGTNKPWSIGSHASHGCIRMHNRDVEELYQWVEQGTVVRIEGKLYPALYELRDKVYRGSKGSVVMEVQQGLIREGYLKGPVDGIFGGGTEAALKKLQKDRGFEVTGQVDVDIWGVLGL; encoded by the coding sequence TTGCTTACAAATTATCTCGCGGTAGTTATCTTTGTTTTTGTTGTCCTGGGACTGCCCGGTGGAGCCGTAGCAGATGTAAATCCTGCAAAGGAGGCGCCTGCAGGTAACGTTGAACTGGTTATCAGTGTAGACAGGCAGACATTAACTGTTTATGATGACGAAAAGGAATTCAAGGTATACCACGTTGCTGTGGGCAAACAGGAAACACCTACACCGATAGGTGTCTGGCAGGTTAAACGCAAGGCCAAAAACTGGGGTACCGGTTTTGGTTCCCGATGGATGGGACTGAATGTACCATGGGGGATATATGGGATTCATGGCACCAATAAGCCGTGGTCAATCGGGTCACATGCCAGTCACGGATGTATCCGGATGCACAACCGTGATGTGGAGGAACTCTATCAATGGGTCGAACAGGGTACGGTTGTCAGAATAGAGGGGAAGCTCTATCCGGCTTTATATGAGCTTCGGGATAAAGTCTACCGTGGGTCCAAAGGAAGTGTGGTCATGGAAGTACAGCAGGGGCTGATCAGAGAGGGGTATCTTAAAGGACCTGTTGACGGGATATTTGGAGGCGGCACGGAAGCTGCTCTGAAAAAGCTGCAAAAGGACCGGGGATTCGAGGTAACCGGTCAGGTTGATGTTGATATTTGGGGAGTACTGGGGTTATAA
- a CDS encoding HDOD domain-containing protein → MDQLTLSKILMKLGDLPSLPQVTHQLVRLTEDSRANSADVSRIICQDQVLASKVLKMVNSAYYGMHRRVATISEAVTILGMKTLRTLVLGASVHKTLSSLKGRRAVNPEKIWRHSYACAVSSKLLAHKMGVLEKEQIFIAGLLHDIGKIVFNFFLPDDYAEAVRFAAAKGCSLYQAEKEVFNLTHTDIGRLVAEKWNLPSALVDPIGLHHTPLAPCENPKTVQVVYFGSILAVLAGYSEIGNNSIMLDNKMLEKWSLTYEMLHKMAEEIRGNISVDFL, encoded by the coding sequence ATGGATCAGCTTACCTTGAGCAAAATATTAATGAAGCTTGGTGATTTGCCTTCACTGCCGCAGGTAACCCATCAACTTGTCCGGTTAACCGAAGACTCCCGGGCAAATTCTGCTGATGTGAGCAGGATAATATGTCAGGATCAGGTATTGGCCTCGAAAGTGCTGAAAATGGTTAATTCAGCATATTATGGCATGCACAGGAGGGTTGCCACCATTTCAGAGGCAGTTACCATCCTTGGCATGAAAACGCTAAGGACTCTTGTGCTGGGGGCATCTGTACATAAGACTTTGAGTTCATTAAAGGGCAGGAGAGCCGTAAATCCGGAAAAGATATGGCGTCATTCTTATGCCTGTGCAGTATCAAGCAAATTGTTGGCCCACAAAATGGGAGTTCTTGAAAAGGAGCAGATATTTATTGCCGGCCTGCTTCATGATATCGGCAAAATAGTTTTTAATTTCTTTTTGCCTGACGACTATGCCGAGGCTGTCAGATTTGCAGCGGCGAAAGGATGTTCACTCTATCAGGCAGAAAAAGAAGTGTTTAATTTAACACATACGGATATTGGCAGACTTGTAGCCGAAAAGTGGAACCTTCCTTCAGCTCTGGTTGATCCGATTGGTCTGCACCATACTCCGCTGGCCCCCTGTGAAAATCCGAAGACAGTTCAGGTGGTATACTTTGGCAGCATATTGGCTGTGTTGGCAGGATACAGTGAAATCGGAAACAACAGCATTATGCTTGATAATAAGATGCTGGAAAAGTGGAGTCTTACATACGAGATGCTTCATAAAATGGCTGAAGAAATTAGGGGTAACATAAGTGTGGATTTCCTTTAA
- a CDS encoding HD-GYP domain-containing protein, translated as MDYSNFDYINFRLYIKIFSFVIALLLTQMTLVEWRRFRNTVYKYLALGFGTMLLQISLIAGISIYSIISDTSYNTSLIPVADHALRTLSYIFIGAAFVTAKPDYHSRFLLVNLALLILFTPFVGALWLHNSNAIQPPFMGIVEESFYELWNTFLLIYTITAISKSDVHIKQGLIISTSVLVVKQLIHLTNIYLLTDQSVLFLAAEPALLILYFYATISTIHKEIIGNIIQADKEKTMVKEKSYQDVIRALITSLEAKDKYTRGHSDRVTEYAMLIGNKLGLTPEELTKLYCGAILHDIGKIGIDEGILNNPLSLGDDEITRIKKHPEIGAKIVSSIDSLSYVAPAVLYHHERIDGTGYPFGLKGAEIPLHARIIALSDAFDAMLSVRSYRNPVSKQTAINEIISGAGTQFDSDLVKVLVDELGFSMDNNKAVTRTA; from the coding sequence TTGGACTATTCCAATTTTGACTATATAAATTTCCGCCTTTACATTAAAATTTTCTCTTTCGTGATTGCCCTTCTGCTCACCCAGATGACCCTGGTAGAATGGCGTCGCTTTAGAAATACTGTCTATAAATACCTTGCCCTGGGCTTTGGCACAATGCTGCTGCAAATCTCGCTTATCGCAGGTATTAGTATATATTCCATCATCTCAGACACGTCATACAATACTTCATTAATTCCGGTCGCTGACCATGCTTTACGAACACTTAGCTATATATTTATCGGTGCCGCATTTGTCACCGCAAAACCAGACTATCATTCCAGATTTTTGCTGGTTAACCTGGCCCTGTTAATCCTGTTCACCCCATTTGTGGGAGCCTTATGGCTGCATAACAGTAATGCAATCCAACCTCCCTTTATGGGTATCGTAGAAGAATCATTTTATGAATTATGGAATACATTTCTGCTAATCTATACAATCACGGCCATCTCTAAATCTGATGTGCACATCAAACAGGGTCTGATCATCTCAACATCTGTTCTGGTAGTAAAACAGCTTATTCATTTAACGAATATATACTTGCTTACAGACCAATCGGTACTTTTCCTGGCTGCCGAGCCTGCTCTCTTGATATTATATTTCTATGCAACGATTTCTACGATTCATAAGGAAATAATCGGGAATATTATCCAGGCTGATAAAGAAAAAACCATGGTCAAGGAAAAATCTTATCAGGATGTCATCAGAGCCCTTATCACTTCTCTTGAGGCCAAAGACAAGTATACCAGAGGCCACTCTGACAGGGTGACTGAATACGCGATGTTAATAGGCAACAAGCTTGGCCTTACTCCTGAGGAGCTTACCAAACTGTACTGTGGGGCAATTCTTCACGACATAGGAAAAATCGGTATAGATGAAGGTATCCTAAACAACCCCCTGAGTTTAGGAGATGATGAAATTACACGCATAAAAAAACACCCCGAAATTGGGGCGAAAATAGTCTCTTCAATTGATTCTTTAAGTTATGTAGCACCAGCGGTACTTTACCACCACGAACGCATTGACGGCACCGGATATCCTTTTGGTCTGAAGGGCGCCGAAATCCCCCTTCACGCCAGGATTATTGCCCTATCTGATGCTTTTGACGCCATGTTATCAGTCAGGTCATATCGCAATCCTGTATCCAAGCAAACAGCGATCAATGAAATAATTTCAGGCGCCGGTACCCAGTTTGACTCTGACCTGGTAAAAGTGCTTGTTGATGAATTGGGCTTCTCCATGGACAACAATAAGGCAGTCACTCGTACTGCGTGA